ttcgcgggagaagaaagaagaagaaagaaagggggggaaggagaagaagtcgggaggagaggaggaggagaaagaaaaagaaaaaaaaagggaagggaagggaagggaaggaaagaaaagaaaagaaaaaaaaagagaaaagaaaagaaagaaaagaaaagaaaagaagaggaaaaaaaagaaataaaaataaataaataaagggagagggtggtttATGGGTATGAACCCAAATACAAACCCGAACCCGGGATGTCGGATACTTCCACGTGTTCGGTCCTGGGAGGATGTTaagatttaagttttatatatatattgtgatgaattttaaaagaaaaatatgatttttggatattaggttctgcgagggatttgtgagattaattggatcgCGTTCAATGTAAGTAACGAACTATcttctctagactcttcatttatataatattatttttgcattgaataaattgttaatgaatttatatttgatttatgaattttacgagatgatgatttgaatgaaaaatggatatgtgaactggaataatatttttcgaaTTATTGCTATATTTACTATTCTTGCATCAGATTATGATACATGTATTATGTtaccaaaagaattttgatgtgcatcagatttagaactctcagcctggctatgttctggacactgccaatagggggttatgcattggcaattctggccccaccacagggtataagtgtggtattctggcccactccgcagggtataagtgtggtattctggcccactccgcagggtataagtgcggttctgtttctggcctagccacaagGTATAAGTGTGGAcgtagctaaaggctgatgagatgaatatgatttgttttgaattttaatgaatttgtgcttgaaaaggaattgattatgttattatgttgattcatcgtaatttgtatttatattttatgttattatatgaattgactagttaaggtgtttattacttattgggctgtctagctcattatacaattttttgttgttttacagattccgagaactaacctatcgAAGATTTAAAAtggaagagcgactagaaggactgaagcacaagttatcctagattaggctttatttaaattgatgttttatatttattgttccgctacgtatttagaactgtgagactatataatttatgtcagtcaatggaataagattgcatttatttcagctgaattattttatttatataactgagatgtttggttaagatgccttgcatgctcgtgggaagAGTTTCCTacaggtgtgcggcggttggcgcgaccctCGGCTCGCAATCTCGGGCCAGGGGCGTGACAAcgtttatggtatcagagcctgaatggataaattctaagataagaaaatctgacatgacatgagtgtagatgggtagacactagggacattgggacgttagtttatgattATTGTAACAACCATTCTATGTACTTGTAATGAACTGGTAAGCTTATTATTGGTATACTGCTATCTGATAGACATAGATCAGGATGCCTCCACGTCGGACGAGAAAGACTACTCGCAGAGCTACTAATAAGGCACCCGACCCGCAAAATGACAGCACACCCCAACAAGTTGGTAACACCCCTCAGCAGGAGAGAGTCGTCAATCCTGCTAGTGATACTCAGACAGGACAACAAGAGCCGGGCCTAGGCCAGGTTATGCAGACCATAGTGGGCCTTATGCAGATGCAACAGCAGGTGCAACAGCAATTGCTCCAACAACGAGCGCAATTGCCCCAGACACAACCACAGCAAGGACGAGGGGAACAGTGTGAACAGCATAGCAGTATAGCTGAATTTAAGAGGCTGGCTCCTCCAGCTTTCAAGGGGACTACAGAACCGTTGGAAGCAGATAATTGGCTTATAGAGATGGAAAAAGCATTTGCTGTCTTGAGATGCCAGGATGATGAAAAGattttgtttgcatcatacatgatgcaaggtgaggcattcaactagtggcggatgttggaacataaatatgagcaggatagggagccactcacttgggaaagatttcgaggagcattttatgataagtattttcctcggagtgtaaggacgcagaaagagcaggagtttattcacctaaagcaaagaaatatgactgttgcagaatatgaagcCAAATTTACCGAGCTAGCCAAATTTGTTCCAAAGTTAGTCGAAGATGAACTAGATCGGACCCATAAATTTGAGATGGGACTAAGGactgaaattagaaaacaagtggtaccttatgaattgactacctatgcagctgtggtaaataaggctttaataattgaaagggAAGTTATTGATGAATGGTTGgaaagggaaacaaatcaaaagaagaggaacagATCGAATGAATTTTAGGGCAGAGCAATGAAAACGCCGAAAGTTCAAACAAGAAATCAACGAGTGACAACCCTAAGCAGATGAATATCAATAAATGTTCTAGATGTGGTAAGGCTCATGCTGACAAGGATTGCCATTGGAACACCGATGCCTGCTTTAGATGCGGTAAGATAGGTCATAAAATTGCAGACTATCCACAAAAAAACGAGAATAGATCTACTCAGGCAATGGAAGGAAACCAGGGGCCAAAGACTCAAGGAAGAGTATTTGCACTTACACAGCAGGATGCACAGGCTTCTGATGTGTTGACAATaggtattaatctagtcccaatatttatttctatttattgttTTGCCATGCCCACTGCTCTTTATTAGACAACTCATTATGCTGCTAGAAAAGATTAATTAgttacataacatttttttgatttattgCCAAAAGGAGAATATAAACTTTTAAATTTCGAAAGTGTTCACACGGattaagacataataatgaatgtaccaataagcaagtaattctagggaaaaaaaaaatctagacttgACATGGGTATGTTGAGGTTTAAATCAGTGTGTGTAGAGGAAGTGTGGTGAATGGAATTATTTGATATTGGTCAGACAAGACGACTTTGATTTGAAGAGTGTTATgacttgatttgaaagaagtaTTTTCTACTCTTGAATTGCATGTACGAAAATTTcgtggacgaaattttttttaggaggggagaatgtgagaccctggaactgggcccggtccatttgaccggcccagtcccaaacCTTGGCCTCACGTGCAACGCACGTGAGGCAACGGGATGGAATTccttccatcccgaagaagaaggaagccctatttttagggcttcctctccttctccttgagGCCACGGAGGAGAGCCGCCACaccaagaagagggagaagggggggattcttcttcgtgttgcccaagagagagagagacacacacagagagagagaccgAGAAGCCACGGCACCGGTCTTCCTCTTTCTCCGTTGCCGCCGAATCTTCGCCAGGGCTGAGGTAAGGGTTTCTACCCTTTATGTCTTTGTATACCGattgaaaacaagaaagaaagaaagaaagaagagagggaagaaggagaaggccgaCCGTCGcgggctcttcttcttctcccgtccgcatgcctcctccgcgggaagaaggagagggtcGGCCGTCACGGGCGCCGCCGGCCTCAACTTGGCTTCTCCCGAGCTCGCGACCTCCCTTcacgagagaagaaagaagaagaaagaaaggggggaaggagaagaagtcgggaggagaggaggaggagaaagaaaaagaaaaaaaaaagggggaagggaagggaaggaaagaaaagaaaagaaaaaaaaagagaagagaaaagaaagaaaagaaaagaaaagaagaggaaaaaaagaaataaaaataaataaataaagggagagggtggtttacgggtatgaacccgaataCAAACCCGAACCCGGGATGTCGGATACTTCCGCGTGTTCGGTCCTGGGAGGATGTTaagatttaagttttatatatatattgtgatgaattttaaaagaaaaatatgatttttggatattaggttctgcgagggatttgcGAGATTAATTGGATCACGTTCAATGTAAGTAACGAACTGTcttctctagactcttcatttatataatattatttttacattgaataaattgttaatgaatttatatttgatttatgaattttacgagatgatgatttgaatgaaaaatggatatgtgaactggaataatattttttggattaTTGCTATATTTATTgttcttgcatcgtatatgcatatttagatcggattatgatacATGTATTATGTtaccaaaagaattttgatgtgcatcaaatttagaactctcagcctagctatgttctggaccctgccaataaggggttatgcattggcaattctggccccaccatagggtataagtgtggtattctggcccactccgcagggtataagtgtcgtattctggcccactccgcaggatataagtgtggtcgtagctaaaggctgatgagatgaatatgatttgtttcgaatcagatttatgattatgtatatagatatttgaaaaatacgaattttaatgaatttgtgcttgaaaaggaattgattatgttattatgttgattcatcgtaatttgtatttatattttatgttattatatgaattgactagttaaggtgtttattacttactgggctgtctagctcattatacgattttttgttgttttacagattccgagaactaacctatcggggatttaaaatgggagagcgactagaaggactgaagcacaagttatcctagattaggctttatttaaattgatgttttatatttattgttccgctgcgtattttgaactgtgagactatataatttgtgtcattcaatggaataagattgcatttatttcagctgaattattttatttatataactgAGATGTTtagttaagatgccttgcatgctcgtggggagagtttcctacgggtgtgcggcggttggcacGACCCCCAGCTCACGATCTCGGGCCGGAGGCGTGACAAAACCTGTCCACATCTCTAGTTGCCgtacttttcttttcctctgcGGCGTTCCTGCTCGGATCCTCTTAGGTGAATAGAGGGGCTTCTCAGATGTCACCTCGGTTTGCCGCCGTACTTTGCCGGTTCTTGCATCAtttttccacaaaaaaaaaaaaaagggaaaaggtcAACACTTTTTCTTGATGGTTGAAAAATGTAATATCTTATCCATGTCTCTTCGAGCACTATCACAAAGCTAACCTATTGGCTTTGGCCAAatcatcattgcatatttccaCTCTCTATGTTTATAAATACTCTCAGTTTAAGTAAGCAAACTCTTCTAggttgccaccaaggtggtagcctagtggtactgggcagcaattctaaccataaggtcccaagttcgaatcactgcggcgacgattaaattgtaGACCGAAGCTCATTACTTTGgcactgcttggacttgtggtgtaggaccgctcttgaactgctagtagccggggtggtgccgggtgtgacgtactcatacgTGGGACTtgagccagagctcagaggagtagctgagccgggcctacgggtggggagggtatgagtaaaaccggtcggggtgcccaacacacggccatttctgcccgcatcgaacattctcctggcggggcggaggcccagtgggggctgctacgcgggggtaggcttgtcccttcctcccccctacccctttctttaagaaaaaaaaaaaaaaaaaaactcttctaGGTTTGGATTTTACTTACTCTTCAGTAGAGAGAAGAAACAAACTAGCTAAGCATGGGAGTCTGTTTGCATggttacacaaaaaaaaaatattaaaatagctTCTCCACCcaaaaatgtataaaatatttttttttaaaaaagaagcaGATCTATAGTATAAAACCCCTATATCAATAACAATAGTTTCTAAgctattgaaattttctcattacCATTGGGCAGATGATTTTCAAGTATTCTTGGGTCATCTTGATGGATGGTAACTAGTTGATAAAATGATTCCCAAATTGTTAATCTATTCATGAAATTTTCAGGGAAAAATCATGCATTTCATATTGAAGATGGCGGCAGCCGTAATGTTGTTCTTGCAATTGTTTATTGTAGGTCTAATCCTTGCATTACTTTACTTATATAGACATATAAATATACTTGTTGGGGTAATACAAATCGCCCCAAAGCACGTGAGCACATTGCGGAACATGTGATCAggggcgcccgacctcggaggCACCCGGCCTCGGAGGCGTCCGACCTCGAAGACACCTGATCAGAGGCCCGACCTCAGATACGCCCGACCTCGGATACGTCCGGCCTCCGAGCCCCCGACCCGGCGCCTGACTAGGGGCCCAACCTCAGATACGCCCAACCTCGGATTCGTCCGACCTCGGAGCACTTGACCTCGGAGCTCACTATTTCGGAAGTCCGACCTCGCCGTTCACCTACCACGGTCACATCCGTAGCagaccataccctgccaccgtCCCCAACATTTAATGCATGTGGCCTCtgcagatctccggcttactccacaattaattcACGACTCCAGCTTACTCAACCATCATCACGCATGGCCCCTCCTGAcctccgactcactcaacaattaatgcgcgtgtCACCTGCTACCTACGGATCTCCAGTTCTCCACGACAAATCAGCTCAGCTGTGTCCAGTCAGCCGTGATAATTCCTTGACTCCGACCTCATCTCCCACGACAACATTAATTCGCCTGATCGTGCACCAATTCATGCGGCATGCTCAGCTGTACGGCGACCTCGCCCCATCACCTCACAAGTAACCCAgcgcccctctataaaaggagaacaACTCCATTTTAGAGGAGGCTGGAAGGCGGAAACACTGGACATATACAACTTCTCCCATTCatacacttgccccctctgacttaggcatcagagagccggcgccggaaaccccggccaccggcttcttgcaggtcttccGAAGGACGCCGCACGTCGACGATCCGCCGCCCACCCACTtgcaccggagctcctccccctTGGCCAAGTGGTCACCCCTGgatccaaattccagcaacagttggtgctagaggaagggcccgagtcgtggcCATAAAGTTGAGAAGCAAAGGAGCCTCCACCGCCTCCCGGCATTCCCCgccaagtcctggacactctgttcAGGATTTACCAACAAGACCCCTGGTGGACCCGGCCCCCTAGGTCCAACCGGAACAGCTCAGCATCCTAATGCAGCAAGTTCAAGCCCTGGCCGCAGCGGTCCAGGGTCTGCAACGTATGGGGCCTCAGCCGCCCCCGGAGGAACAGGTCCCGCCGGCGCTTCCACCGGACGACCACCGCCCCAGTGTCAGAACCTCCATGACTCTTCGAAGGGCGAAGAGCGGTGCTGTTGCCAAGGCTCGGCCCGGGCGTCTCGATTTCCAGGGAGGGACCTAGGTGACAGACCCCAACCATCGAAAGCTGAATCAGTTCCGGGATGGCTTGCACCAGAGCAAACCACCGTGGCGATCCCTCAAAGTGGAGAGCTCGACAGGAAGGACGAGAAGCTTGAGCGCCAGATTGAGGTGCTCTATAGCAAGAAGGCGAGATGcgagggagactttgagtttaccaccaagtcccccttttttcactagatcgaggatgagccggtcccgtcgaggttcaagatgccccaggtggagacCTACAACGGCACGACCGACCTCCTCGACCATTTGGAGAGTTACGGAGCTCTCATGGCactgcaagggtcctcggaggtcatactctgcaaggcctttccGGCTACGCTTCGGGAAGTAGCTCGGCTCTGGTTCTCTGGGCTGAAGCCCAGCACCGTGTCATCTTTtaagcagctcggcaggcagttcgccgccaacttcgctgccagccgACGTCAGCGGCGGACTTCGGACTCCCACCTCAACGTCAAGCAAAGGGAGGGAGAGTCTTTTAAAGATTACCTCGACCGTTTCATCGCCGCTACTTGGGAGGTCCGtgagctcgaccagtcgatagccatgtcggcgctCAAGACTGGAGCTCGGTCCTATAGGCTTCTCTTCTCTAATGAGAAGAGTTTTCCCGTCGATTTTACCGAGATGCTGCTACGAGCTGAGAAATACGTGAAGGCGGAAGAGGCCATTGCTTTCCGATGGAATGCGACCGAGCAGACCTCCAAGAAGTAGAAAAgatgccgcgaggagcgcggtcgCCCCAAAAGCCCGTCTTCCCACCGAAACAAGAATCTGGCCCGACTAGGAAGTCCACCTCGGCAGCAGGGACAGCGCCAACCAAGGTTCCTGCCTCGGCCAAGGTCTCCAGTGCAGCCACGAGCGCCCTTGGGGAGGTATGAGAATTACACCCCCCTCAATGCTCCCCGAAcggagatcctcatggagatcgaagGATGGGATTACTTTTGGCCCCCGCCCCTGATACGGGACCCCGGAGCTCAGCGCAATCCAagaaagtactgccgcttccaccgagaccgtggCCATGAcccggaggactgcttccagctccgggatgAGATCGATGCGCTCATTCACCACAGAGTGCTGAACCGGTTCGTGCGGAACCGACGAGAAGAAAGGAGGCCAGCGGAGAACACCGCACAGTCCGAACACCCGGATGCCAACAGGATCATTGCCGacaccatcaacaccattggTGAAACCTCGGTTGGAGAGCCAGCTGAGGAAAGGGTTCCCCCAAAATGCCCATGCACTTCTGAAATTATCTCGTTCTCTGATGAGGATTTGGAAGGGGTTGAAACccctcatgatgacgctgtggtcatctccatgattgtaaataagtttgatgtaaagcgcgtCCTAGTAGATAATAGAAGCTCGGTAAATATTTTGTACTATGACGTCTATCAAAAAATGGAGACAGTAGAGATCCAGCTCTGGAGAATGAATACCCCGCTGGTCGGATTTACCGAAGATTCGGTCAcggtagagggcgagatcggcCTCTTAGTCACAATCGGCCTCGCCCCCCGAGAAAGTACTGTAAGGATGAATTTTCTGGTGGTTCACCTGCCTTCAGcttacaacgccatcctcggacgaccagagctgaacgccctccgagctgtggtctcgacgagccacctgctcatgcggttcccaaCTAGCCAAGGAGTGGACGAAGTTCGTGGGGACCAATCAGTAGCAAAGTGGTGCTACATGGCGATCCACAAGGCAAAGCAACCGATCAAAACACCAGGCCAAGGGGAACGACCGGCCGAGGCGTCAACTCCAACATCAGGCCGTACTCTCTCCGTCGAAACCCTGGAGGCACGGGATGGCCCTCGAAAGAAACGAGTGGAGCCTGGTGAGCTTCTAAACCAAGTTTCTTTGCAAGAGAACTACCCAGaactaaccgtgcaggtcggctcggGCCTGAGTGCCCATGGGAGATGCCACTTGGTCGAGTTCCTGCGGGACAACATAGATATCTTCACCTGATCATCCACCGACATGCGAAATAGATTCCG
The window above is part of the Phoenix dactylifera cultivar Barhee BC4 unplaced genomic scaffold, palm_55x_up_171113_PBpolish2nd_filt_p 000943F, whole genome shotgun sequence genome. Proteins encoded here:
- the LOC120107647 gene encoding uncharacterized protein LOC120107647, yielding MPQVETYNGTTDLLDHLESYGALMALQGSSEVILCKAFPATLREVARLWFSGLKPSTVSSFKQLGRQFAANFAASRRQRRTSDSHLNVKQREGESFKDYLDRFIAATWEVRELDQSIAMSALKTGARSYRLLFSNEKSFPVDFTEMLLRAEKYVKAEEAIAFRWNATEQTSKK